One part of the Lotus japonicus ecotype B-129 chromosome 2, LjGifu_v1.2 genome encodes these proteins:
- the LOC130737847 gene encoding sulfite oxidase-like: protein MPGLTAPSDYSQEPPRHPLLLINAKEPFNAEPPRSALIASYVTPSEFFYKRSHGPIPLVDDINSYCVTISGLIENPKQLFMEDIRKLPKYNVAATLQCAGNRRTAMSKTKTVKGVGWDVSAIGTAVWGGAKLADVLELVGIPKLTSVTQFGGKHVEFVSVDKCKEENGGPYKASIPVSQATNPEADVLLAYEMNGELLNRDHGYPLRVVVPGVIGARSVKWLDAINIIAGECQGFFMQKDYKMFPPSVNWDNINWSTRRPQMDFPVQCVICSLEDVSTIKPGKVKISGYAASGGGRGIERVDVSVDGGKTWMEASRFQKKGIPYKSDDVNSDKWAWVLFEVTADILHSTEIVAKAVDSAANVQPEKVEDIWNLRGILNTSWHRVQVQASHSNL, encoded by the exons ATGCCAGGACTCACAGCTCCCTCAGATTATTCCCAAGAGCCTCCACGCCACCCTCTTCTCCTTATTAACGCCAAG GAACCCTTCAACGCGGAGCCACCGCGTTCGGCGCTGATTGCCTCCTATGTCACCCCTTCCGAATTCTTCTACAAGAGGAGTCACGGCCCAATCCCCCTCGTCGATGACATAAACAG TTACTGCGTGACGATATCTGGTTTGATTGAAAATCCCAAACAGCTTTTCATGGAGGATATCAG GAAGCTTCCCAAGTATAATGTAGCTGCCACGCTGCAG TGTGCAGGGAATCGAAGGACCGCTATGAGCAAGACCAAAACGGTAAAGGGGGTTGGCTGGGATGTTTCGGCCATTGGTACTG CTGTATGGGGTGGTGCCAAATTGGCTGATGTTCTTGAACTTGTTGGAATTCCAAAGTTGACAAGTGTCACTCAATTTGGTGGAAAACATGTTGAGTTTGTAAGTGTTGATAAGTGTAAG GAGGAGAATGGAGGCCCATACAAGGCTTCAATACCGGTCAGTCAGGCTACAAATCCTGAAGCAGACGTTCTACTTGCTTATGAAATGAATGGAGAA CTTCTTAACAGGGATCACGGGTACCCTTTACGTGTGGTTGTTCCTGGTGTGATTGGAGCCCGGTCCGTTAAATGGCTGGATGCTATCAATATCATTGCAGGAGAATGCCAG GGTTTCTTCATGCAAAAGGACTACAAAATGTTTCCACCATCAGTGAATTGGGATAATATTAATTGGTCAACCAGGAGACCCCAAATGGATTTCCCTGTTCAG TGTGTTATATGTTCTCTGGAAGACGTGAGCACAATAAAGCCTGGGAAG GTAAAAATTAGTGGATATGCTGCATCGGGTGGTGGTAGAGGCATCGAAAGGGTAGATGTGTCTGTTGATGGAGGTAAAACTTGGATGGAAGCCTCAAGATTTCAGAAAAAGGGCATTCCCTATAAATCAGATGATGTCAATAGTGACAAGTGGGCATGGGTGCTATTTGAAGTCACAGCTGATATTCTTCACAGCACTGAGATTGTTGCAAAAGCA GTAGATTCAGCTGCAAATGTCCAACCTGAAAAGGTTGAAGACATCTGGAACCTCAGAGGGATATTAAACACTTCATGGCATCGGGTGCAAGTTCAAGCGAGTCACTCAAACTTGTAA